From a region of the Actinomadura luzonensis genome:
- a CDS encoding AAA family ATPase: protein MTITEHHEGLRAPGSGPSDPESVTRKKMQFWDRSKFLIALVLAYLVLTWKVMADYEGVVTFPQAAQAIARAYQWIFWLLGVEVVRQLHFLVSEHWSGYHRFWSQKVFGGFERWAHRRFDDWTRYRLSRALKIVFLVVLAALVLGAVLDVHPFAALLQAPALLWQALPFFLQIVFLFFFVIIQFVGLFWFLSRGGVETYFPDDIKTRFKDVWGQDHVVERVRENIVFLERPDEIERRGGYVPSGLLLWGPPGTGKTLMAEAVAGETGKPYVFVDPGAFTNMFMGIGILKVKTLFRKLRKLALRYGGVIVFFDEADSLGKRGQLAQQGPNVPGGFSATDTHGCHGFSYLSESTRQVLAFRGRREETKEPGGISRFVMGGGMMNSGDPGTLQALLTELSGLKKPRGFFNRFVRRLLGMRPKPPPKYRILVMMATNRPDALDEALLRPGRIDRIYKVGYPSKAGRVRTYQGYFDKVWHELTPAQIDKLATITPYATGATIKDLVNESLITAIRDGREVITWSDVLRAKRLKQLGPPEDVEYIERERHAVAVHEACHAVVAYATRFHLEIDIATIEKGADYLGMVASIKPEDQFTRWKSEHEADIMVSLASLAGERMFFGEDNSSGVSGDLFSATYLTAMMESYWGMGSGVTSLPALQELEIMGGKAMRKRAPGGAGGIGITEREPSRREPDLTPDVLGERIEFNLVRLLEQTERLLQEHRREVLCVAHALETHKTLNGDDVVAIIRREPGPLIDGTIYASDELYEELEEYHQEAARAHREHSRVERELPGAARAAEPAAAFAGSAVATAVQITPPTGHPTGHPTGHPTGHPTGHPTGHSTGYLTGHPAGPPDSSTAVPLPPPPGQSSGPPVTAGQPPAVTGPPAMMVPVPVPVPVPGAAVPEPADRPEFVPWAPGPSSAPVPIVVEAEAAPPPLTPPSRPRRGAGRVWLVLASLLGLVVLSIIAALAVTGAGGNLLNAGGSGLASPGLLLLLFVVIVAVIVGGGLALVAVRGVRAAQAKAERERDEAHARAQLLAAAMDPDTALRLLGYDGNGNGNGRDSRS from the coding sequence TTGACCATCACAGAACACCATGAAGGGCTGCGCGCGCCCGGCAGCGGGCCGTCCGACCCGGAATCCGTGACCAGGAAGAAGATGCAGTTCTGGGATCGGAGCAAGTTCCTCATCGCTCTGGTGCTGGCCTACCTCGTCCTGACGTGGAAGGTGATGGCCGACTACGAAGGCGTCGTCACCTTCCCCCAGGCCGCGCAGGCCATCGCCCGCGCCTACCAGTGGATCTTCTGGCTGCTCGGCGTCGAGGTGGTGCGGCAGCTCCACTTCCTCGTCTCCGAGCACTGGTCGGGCTACCACCGCTTCTGGAGCCAGAAGGTCTTCGGCGGCTTCGAGCGGTGGGCGCACCGGCGCTTCGACGACTGGACCCGCTACCGGCTCTCCCGCGCGCTGAAGATCGTCTTTCTCGTCGTGCTGGCGGCCCTCGTCCTGGGCGCGGTCCTGGACGTGCACCCGTTCGCCGCGCTCCTCCAGGCGCCCGCGCTGCTGTGGCAGGCGCTGCCGTTCTTCCTCCAGATCGTCTTCCTGTTCTTCTTCGTCATCATCCAGTTCGTCGGCCTGTTCTGGTTCCTGTCGCGGGGCGGCGTCGAGACGTACTTCCCCGACGACATCAAGACCCGCTTCAAGGACGTGTGGGGGCAGGACCACGTGGTCGAGCGGGTCCGGGAGAACATCGTCTTCCTGGAGCGGCCCGACGAGATCGAGCGGCGCGGCGGGTACGTGCCGAGCGGCCTGCTGCTGTGGGGCCCGCCCGGCACCGGCAAGACCCTCATGGCCGAGGCCGTGGCCGGCGAGACCGGCAAGCCGTACGTGTTCGTGGATCCGGGCGCGTTCACGAACATGTTCATGGGCATCGGCATCCTCAAGGTCAAGACCCTTTTCCGCAAGCTGCGCAAGCTCGCCCTGCGCTACGGCGGCGTCATCGTCTTCTTCGACGAGGCCGACTCGCTCGGCAAGCGCGGCCAGCTCGCCCAGCAGGGGCCCAACGTGCCGGGCGGCTTCTCCGCGACCGACACGCACGGCTGCCACGGCTTCAGCTACCTGTCCGAGTCCACCCGGCAGGTGCTCGCCTTCCGCGGCCGGCGCGAGGAGACGAAGGAGCCCGGCGGGATCAGCCGCTTCGTCATGGGCGGAGGCATGATGAACAGCGGCGACCCGGGCACCCTCCAGGCGCTGCTCACCGAGCTGTCCGGGCTGAAGAAGCCGCGCGGCTTCTTCAACCGGTTCGTGCGCCGGCTGCTCGGCATGCGGCCCAAGCCGCCGCCCAAGTACCGCATCCTCGTCATGATGGCCACCAACCGGCCCGACGCGCTGGACGAGGCCCTGCTGCGGCCGGGCCGCATCGACCGCATCTACAAGGTCGGCTACCCGTCCAAGGCCGGGCGGGTGCGCACCTACCAGGGCTACTTCGACAAGGTCTGGCACGAGCTGACGCCCGCGCAGATCGACAAGCTCGCCACCATCACCCCGTACGCCACCGGCGCCACGATCAAGGACCTGGTCAACGAGTCGCTGATCACCGCCATCAGGGACGGGCGCGAGGTCATCACCTGGTCGGACGTGCTGCGCGCCAAGCGGCTCAAGCAGCTCGGCCCGCCCGAGGACGTCGAGTACATCGAGCGCGAGCGGCACGCCGTCGCCGTGCACGAGGCGTGCCACGCCGTGGTGGCGTACGCGACCCGGTTCCACCTGGAGATCGACATCGCCACCATCGAGAAGGGCGCGGACTACCTCGGCATGGTCGCCTCGATCAAGCCCGAGGACCAGTTCACCCGGTGGAAGTCCGAGCACGAGGCGGACATCATGGTCTCCCTGGCCTCGCTGGCCGGCGAGCGCATGTTCTTCGGCGAGGACAACTCCTCCGGCGTCTCCGGAGACCTGTTCTCGGCGACGTACCTGACGGCCATGATGGAGTCGTACTGGGGCATGGGCTCCGGCGTCACCTCGCTGCCCGCGCTCCAGGAGCTGGAGATCATGGGCGGCAAGGCCATGCGCAAGCGCGCGCCCGGCGGCGCCGGCGGCATCGGCATCACCGAGCGGGAGCCGTCCCGCCGCGAGCCCGACCTCACCCCCGACGTGCTGGGGGAGCGGATCGAGTTCAACCTGGTGCGGCTGCTGGAGCAGACCGAGCGGCTGCTGCAGGAGCACCGCAGGGAGGTGCTGTGCGTGGCGCACGCGCTGGAGACGCACAAGACGCTCAACGGCGACGACGTCGTGGCGATCATCCGGCGCGAGCCCGGCCCGCTCATCGACGGCACCATTTACGCCTCCGACGAGCTGTACGAGGAGCTGGAGGAGTACCACCAGGAGGCGGCGCGGGCGCACCGGGAGCACAGCCGGGTCGAGCGCGAGCTGCCCGGCGCGGCCCGGGCCGCCGAGCCGGCGGCGGCCTTCGCCGGGAGCGCGGTGGCGACGGCCGTCCAGATCACGCCCCCGACCGGCCACCCGACCGGCCACCCGACCGGCCACCCGACCGGCCACCCGACCGGCCACCCGACCGGGCACTCCACCGGCTACCTGACCGGGCATCCGGCCGGGCCGCCGGACTCCTCCACCGCCGTCCCGCTCCCGCCGCCGCCCGGGCAGTCGTCCGGGCCGCCGGTGACCGCCGGCCAGCCGCCGGCGGTCACCGGCCCGCCGGCGATGATGGTGCCGGTGCCGGTGCCGGTGCCGGTGCCGGGGGCGGCCGTGCCCGAGCCGGCCGACCGGCCGGAGTTCGTGCCGTGGGCGCCCGGCCCCTCGTCGGCGCCCGTGCCGATCGTGGTCGAGGCGGAGGCCGCGCCGCCCCCGCTCACGCCCCCGTCGCGGCCGCGGCGCGGGGCGGGCCGGGTCTGGCTGGTCCTGGCCAGCCTGCTCGGCCTGGTGGTGCTGTCGATCATCGCCGCGCTGGCGGTGACGGGCGCCGGCGGCAACCTGCTGAACGCGGGCGGCTCCGGCCTCGCCTCGCCGGGGCTGCTGCTCCTGCTGTTCGTGGTGATCGTCGCGGTCATCGTGGGCGGCGGGCTGGCGCTGGTCGCGGTCAGGGGCGTGCGCGCCGCCCAGGCCAAGGCCGAACGCGAGCGGGACGAGGCGCACGCGAGGGCCCAGCTCCTCGCCGCGGCCATGGACCCGGACACCGCGCTGCGGCTGCTCGGCTACGACGGCAACGGCAACGGCAACGGGCGCGACAGCCGCTCCTGA
- a CDS encoding aldehyde dehydrogenase family protein, with product MSRQIMSIVGGKEAAAAATYDSTNPARPAEVVARVGLADAATFAAACRTAAEAQREWAKVPAPVRGRVIASIGRLVEANAEALARLVTEEIGKPYAEALGEVREIVDTCDFFLGEGRRLYGQTVPSEMPDKNLFTFRNPVGVAAVVTAGNFPVAVPSWYLVPALLCGNAVVWKPAEYAAASAHAMFRLFVAAGLPDGVLNLLFADGAQTYAGLELALSEGSVQKVGFTGSSEVGRRIGELTGRHLQSACLELGGKNPMVIMPDADLDLAAEGALFSGFGTAGQRCTSLGTAIVHESVHDAFVERFTRALAAAAVGDPTGDVLAGPLLDGKFAERYEEYLTWIQPHHTVVSGPVGRITKDNPRGGFDGGDGLYYHPVIVDGVRPGDRLFMEETFGPIVGVTTFRTLEEAVELANLPGYGLSSSIYTGDASSAFRFREGVSAGMVSVNNSTSGAEAHLPFGGNGKSGNGSRQSGMWVLDQFTRWQAMNWDHSGRLQKAQMDVAEIVPDLGFRLAETRLP from the coding sequence GTGAGCCGGCAGATCATGTCCATCGTGGGCGGCAAGGAGGCCGCGGCGGCGGCCACATACGACTCGACCAACCCCGCCCGCCCGGCGGAGGTGGTGGCCCGGGTCGGCCTGGCCGACGCGGCCACGTTCGCCGCCGCCTGCCGCACGGCGGCCGAGGCGCAGCGCGAGTGGGCGAAGGTGCCCGCGCCGGTGCGCGGCCGGGTGATCGCCTCCATCGGGCGGCTGGTGGAGGCCAACGCCGAGGCGCTGGCCCGGCTGGTGACCGAGGAGATCGGCAAGCCGTACGCCGAGGCGCTGGGCGAGGTGCGGGAGATCGTCGACACGTGCGACTTCTTCCTCGGCGAGGGCCGCCGCCTCTACGGCCAGACGGTGCCGTCGGAGATGCCGGACAAGAACCTGTTCACCTTCCGCAACCCGGTCGGCGTGGCGGCGGTCGTCACCGCGGGCAACTTCCCGGTGGCCGTCCCGTCCTGGTACCTCGTGCCGGCGCTGCTGTGCGGCAACGCGGTGGTGTGGAAGCCCGCCGAGTACGCCGCCGCCTCCGCGCACGCCATGTTCCGCCTGTTCGTCGCGGCGGGCCTGCCGGACGGCGTGCTCAACCTGCTGTTCGCCGACGGCGCGCAGACCTACGCGGGCCTGGAGCTGGCCCTGTCCGAGGGCAGCGTGCAGAAGGTCGGCTTCACCGGCTCCAGCGAGGTCGGCCGGCGCATCGGCGAGCTGACCGGGCGGCACCTGCAGTCGGCCTGCCTGGAGCTGGGCGGCAAGAACCCGATGGTGATCATGCCGGACGCCGACCTCGACCTCGCCGCCGAGGGCGCGCTGTTCTCCGGCTTCGGCACGGCGGGCCAGCGCTGCACCAGCCTCGGCACGGCGATCGTGCACGAGAGCGTCCACGACGCGTTCGTCGAGCGGTTCACCCGGGCGCTGGCGGCGGCGGCCGTCGGCGACCCGACCGGCGACGTGCTGGCCGGGCCGCTGCTCGACGGCAAGTTCGCCGAGCGCTACGAGGAGTACCTGACCTGGATCCAGCCCCACCACACGGTGGTGTCGGGCCCGGTGGGGCGCATCACGAAGGACAACCCGCGCGGCGGCTTCGACGGCGGCGACGGCCTCTACTACCACCCGGTGATCGTCGACGGCGTGCGGCCGGGCGACCGGCTGTTCATGGAGGAGACGTTCGGCCCGATCGTGGGCGTGACGACGTTCCGCACCCTGGAGGAGGCCGTCGAGCTGGCCAACCTGCCCGGCTACGGCCTGTCCAGCTCGATCTACACCGGCGACGCGAGCAGCGCCTTCCGCTTCCGCGAGGGCGTCTCGGCCGGCATGGTCAGCGTCAACAACTCCACCTCGGGGGCGGAGGCGCACCTGCCGTTCGGCGGCAACGGCAAGTCGGGCAACGGCAGCCGCCAGTCGGGCATGTGGGTGCTCGACCAGTTCACCCGCTGGCAGGCGATGAACTGGGACCACTCGGGCCGGCTGCAGAAGGCGCAGATGGACGTCGCGGAGATCGTTCCCGACCTGGGCTTCCGGCTCGCCGAGACGCGCCTGCCCTGA
- a CDS encoding TerC family protein: MSVSPLVWWLTIAGIVALLLFDFVFHVRKAHVPTLREASLWSALYVGIALAFGAGVWLLGGAEPGTEYFAGYVTEKALSVDNLFVFLVIMSSFKVPRADQQKALLFGIVFSLLARSLFILVGAALINTFAWVFYLFGLILLVTAGNLLKPESEESHSPDNLMVRLARRVFPATDTYDGDKLFTVRDGRRAMTPMLLVMIAIGGTDILFALDSIPAIFGLTQDVYIVFTATAFSLLGLRQLYFLIDDLLDRLIYLTYGLAVILGFIGVKLVLHALHENNVPFINEGEPVPVAEISTGLSLSVIVGVLLVTVVASLASPKGRAQNAVSAARRHAQEYLEVEHDPGLREELFAKVCAKERELRALPDKHRRRIREEERLMALLRRVHEEHDRTG, from the coding sequence ATGAGCGTCTCGCCGCTGGTCTGGTGGCTCACGATCGCCGGGATCGTCGCCCTGCTGCTGTTCGACTTCGTCTTCCACGTGCGCAAGGCGCACGTGCCCACGCTGCGCGAGGCGTCCCTCTGGTCGGCCCTGTACGTCGGCATCGCCCTCGCCTTCGGCGCCGGCGTGTGGCTGCTCGGCGGCGCCGAGCCCGGCACGGAGTACTTCGCCGGTTACGTGACGGAGAAGGCGCTGTCGGTGGACAACCTCTTCGTCTTCCTCGTCATCATGTCGAGCTTCAAGGTGCCGCGCGCCGACCAGCAGAAGGCGCTGCTGTTCGGCATCGTGTTCTCGTTGCTCGCGCGGAGCCTGTTCATCCTGGTCGGCGCGGCGCTCATCAACACCTTCGCCTGGGTGTTCTACCTGTTCGGCCTGATCCTGCTGGTCACCGCGGGCAACCTGCTCAAGCCCGAGAGCGAGGAGAGCCACTCGCCGGACAACCTGATGGTCCGCCTGGCCCGCCGGGTCTTCCCGGCCACCGACACCTACGACGGCGACAAGCTCTTCACCGTCAGGGACGGGCGGCGGGCGATGACGCCGATGCTGCTCGTCATGATCGCCATCGGCGGCACCGACATCCTGTTCGCGCTGGACTCGATCCCGGCCATCTTCGGCCTGACGCAGGACGTCTACATCGTCTTCACCGCCACCGCGTTCTCGCTGCTGGGCCTGCGCCAGCTCTACTTCCTCATCGACGACCTGCTCGACCGGCTGATCTACCTGACCTACGGGCTGGCCGTCATCCTGGGCTTCATCGGGGTCAAGCTGGTCCTGCACGCGCTGCACGAGAACAACGTGCCGTTCATCAACGAGGGCGAGCCGGTGCCGGTCGCCGAGATCAGCACGGGGCTGTCCCTGTCGGTGATCGTCGGCGTGCTGCTGGTCACCGTGGTCGCCTCGCTGGCCAGCCCGAAGGGGCGGGCCCAGAACGCCGTCTCGGCCGCGCGCCGGCACGCCCAGGAGTACCTGGAGGTCGAGCACGACCCCGGGCTGCGCGAGGAGCTGTTCGCCAAGGTGTGCGCGAAGGAGCGGGAGCTGCGGGCGCTGCCGGACAAGCACCGGCGGCGCATCCGCGAGGAGGAGCGGCTGATGGCGCTGCTGCGCCGGGTGCACGAGGAGCACGACCGGACGGGCTGA
- a CDS encoding carboxymuconolactone decarboxylase family protein — protein sequence MTEPAMQIVDSFGMMAERQFADVWARTVLSVRERRLLLLGLLVGQGLDELTEVQLDAALRTGALSATELREVVVFLSHYAGWARGSRLNDQVESLIERAGGSGAGNGEHAGP from the coding sequence ATGACGGAACCCGCAATGCAGATCGTCGACTCCTTCGGCATGATGGCCGAGCGCCAGTTCGCCGACGTGTGGGCGAGGACGGTCCTGTCGGTCAGGGAGCGTCGGCTGCTCCTGCTCGGGCTGCTCGTCGGGCAGGGGCTCGACGAGCTGACGGAGGTCCAGCTCGACGCCGCGCTGCGGACGGGCGCCCTGTCGGCGACCGAGCTGCGCGAGGTGGTGGTCTTCCTGTCGCACTACGCCGGCTGGGCGCGCGGCTCGCGGCTCAACGACCAGGTGGAGAGCCTGATCGAGCGGGCCGGCGGGTCCGGCGCGGGCAACGGCGAGCACGCCGGCCCGTAG
- a CDS encoding SDR family NAD(P)-dependent oxidoreductase: protein MPTALITGATAGLGAAFARRLAAEAFSLVLVARDEARLAESAGQLKLRYGVDVETLPADLTTDEGLAAVEARVRQGVDLLVNNAGFGHHGRFPDVPAADEVRMLKLHCEAVLRLTLAALPGMRERERGAIVNVASVAAFFSRGTYSASKAWVVNFSESAAADIGDPRIKIMALCPGFVRTEFHQRAGMDTAGIPGFLWLKADDVVREGLRDLALGKRVSVPDVRYKTIVALGRLVPRGLQHYVSSRIGR from the coding sequence ATGCCCACCGCTCTGATCACCGGCGCCACCGCGGGGCTCGGCGCCGCCTTCGCCCGCCGCCTGGCCGCCGAGGCGTTCTCGCTCGTCCTGGTCGCGCGCGACGAGGCCCGCCTGGCCGAGAGCGCCGGCCAGCTCAAGCTCAGGTACGGCGTCGACGTCGAGACGCTGCCCGCCGACCTGACCACGGACGAGGGCCTCGCGGCGGTCGAGGCGCGGGTGCGCCAGGGCGTCGACCTGCTCGTCAACAACGCCGGTTTCGGCCACCACGGCCGCTTCCCCGACGTGCCGGCCGCCGACGAGGTGCGCATGCTCAAGCTGCACTGCGAGGCGGTGCTGCGGCTGACCCTGGCGGCGCTGCCCGGCATGCGCGAGCGCGAGCGGGGCGCGATCGTCAACGTGGCGTCGGTGGCGGCGTTCTTCAGCCGGGGCACCTACAGCGCGTCCAAGGCGTGGGTGGTCAACTTCAGCGAGTCGGCCGCGGCCGATATCGGCGATCCGCGGATCAAGATCATGGCGCTGTGCCCCGGCTTCGTGCGCACCGAGTTCCACCAGCGCGCCGGCATGGACACCGCGGGCATCCCGGGCTTCCTTTGGCTCAAGGCCGACGACGTGGTGCGGGAGGGCCTGCGCGACCTGGCGCTGGGCAAGCGGGTGTCCGTGCCCGACGTGCGCTACAAGACGATCGTGGCGCTCGGCCGGCTGGTGCCGCGCGGCCTGCAGCACTACGTGTCCTCGCGCATCGGCCGCTGA
- the glnII gene encoding glutamine synthetase gives MSYKAEYIWIDGTEPTALLRSKTKILADGAEPPVWGFDGSSTNQAEGHSSDRVLRPVFTCPDPIRGGANVLVLCEVEEINGDPHASNTRALLRPIAEQFAAQEPWFGIEQEYTFFKGSRPLGFPEGGFPAPQGHYYCGVGAEAVFGREIVELHLDRCLAAGLKISGINAEVMPGQWEFQVGPAGPLEVADHLWVARYLLYRTAEEFGVEATLDAKPARGDWNGAGAHTNFSTKAMRESYEPIITACEALGEGDKPMEHVTQYGADIELRLTGHHETAPWNKYSYGVSNRGASVRIPWQVEVDKKGYIEDRRPNANVDPYVVTRLLVNTCCSALEKAGQV, from the coding sequence GTGAGCTACAAGGCTGAGTACATCTGGATCGACGGCACCGAGCCCACCGCTCTGCTGCGCTCGAAGACCAAGATCCTGGCCGACGGGGCCGAGCCGCCGGTCTGGGGCTTCGATGGCTCCAGCACCAACCAGGCGGAGGGCCACTCGTCGGACCGTGTGCTCCGCCCGGTCTTCACCTGCCCCGACCCGATCCGCGGCGGCGCCAACGTGCTCGTCCTGTGCGAGGTCGAGGAGATCAACGGCGACCCGCACGCCAGCAACACCCGCGCCCTGCTGCGCCCGATCGCCGAGCAGTTCGCCGCTCAGGAGCCGTGGTTCGGCATCGAGCAGGAGTACACCTTCTTCAAGGGCAGCCGCCCGCTCGGCTTCCCCGAGGGCGGCTTCCCCGCCCCGCAGGGCCACTACTACTGCGGCGTGGGCGCCGAGGCCGTCTTCGGCCGCGAGATCGTCGAGCTGCACCTCGACCGCTGCCTGGCCGCCGGCCTGAAGATCTCCGGCATCAACGCCGAGGTCATGCCCGGCCAGTGGGAGTTCCAGGTCGGCCCGGCGGGCCCCCTGGAGGTCGCCGACCACCTGTGGGTCGCCCGCTACCTGCTCTACCGGACGGCCGAGGAGTTCGGCGTGGAGGCCACCCTCGACGCCAAGCCCGCCCGCGGCGACTGGAACGGCGCCGGCGCGCACACCAACTTCTCCACCAAGGCCATGCGCGAGAGCTACGAGCCGATCATCACCGCCTGCGAGGCGCTCGGCGAGGGCGACAAGCCGATGGAGCACGTCACCCAGTACGGCGCCGACATCGAGCTGCGCCTGACCGGCCACCACGAGACCGCCCCGTGGAACAAGTACAGCTACGGCGTGTCCAACCGCGGCGCGTCGGTGCGCATCCCGTGGCAGGTCGAGGTGGACAAGAAGGGCTACATCGAGGACCGCCGCCCGAACGCCAACGTCGACCCGTACGTGGTCACCCGCCTGCTGGTGAACACCTGCTGCTCGGCGCTGGAGAAGGCCGGCCAGGTCTGA
- a CDS encoding UTP--glucose-1-phosphate uridylyltransferase, giving the protein MVHKAVIPVAGLGTRLLPLTKALPKEMLPIGDKPVIEHTIRELVESGIDEITIVTSSRKELVQRHFAPDADLERQLREAGKEELAAAVAELSSLAHITYLYQNGPYGNGTPVLNAARVIGDEPFMVLWADDVFVAEVPRARQLKAAYEATGAPVLALMPMAVEDASRYGVPVVEEDLGGGRLRISGLLEKPRPEEAPSRYAAIGGYVVTPGVIDELEAATRRRRERPEGEIYLTDALHRHAAAGNPVYGQVIDGTWWDTGSPLNYLRAQFAAALAHPAYGPELRKLAMES; this is encoded by the coding sequence GTGGTGCACAAAGCGGTGATCCCGGTGGCCGGCCTGGGCACGCGGCTGCTGCCCCTCACCAAGGCGCTGCCGAAGGAGATGCTGCCGATCGGCGACAAGCCGGTCATCGAGCACACCATCCGGGAGCTGGTGGAGTCGGGCATCGACGAGATCACCATCGTCACCTCCTCGCGCAAGGAGCTCGTCCAGCGGCACTTCGCGCCCGACGCCGACCTGGAGCGGCAGCTCCGCGAGGCGGGCAAGGAGGAGCTGGCCGCCGCCGTGGCCGAGCTGTCGTCGCTGGCCCACATCACGTACCTGTACCAGAACGGCCCGTACGGCAACGGCACGCCGGTGCTGAACGCCGCCCGCGTCATCGGCGACGAGCCGTTCATGGTGTTGTGGGCCGACGACGTGTTCGTGGCCGAGGTGCCGCGCGCGCGGCAGCTCAAGGCCGCCTACGAGGCCACCGGGGCGCCGGTGCTGGCGCTGATGCCGATGGCGGTCGAGGACGCCTCCCGCTACGGCGTGCCGGTCGTCGAGGAGGACCTGGGCGGCGGCCGGCTGCGCATCTCGGGCCTGCTGGAGAAGCCCCGCCCGGAGGAGGCGCCGTCCCGCTACGCCGCGATCGGCGGGTACGTCGTCACCCCCGGCGTGATCGACGAGCTGGAGGCCGCCACGCGCCGCCGGCGGGAGCGGCCGGAGGGCGAGATCTACCTCACCGACGCCCTGCACCGCCACGCCGCCGCCGGCAACCCGGTGTACGGGCAGGTCATCGACGGCACCTGGTGGGACACCGGCTCCCCGCTCAACTACCTGCGCGCCCAGTTCGCGGCCGCGCTCGCCCATCCGGCGTACGGGCCGGAGCTGCGTAAATTGGCCATGGAGAGCTAG
- a CDS encoding phosphotransferase, protein MGGDVGGGGDVGGGVGGDASKGVGRLSGRGPRGGLVDVAAVTAAWEDALAAPPWPGPPVWVHSDLMPGNLLVSAGRLTGVIDFATAGVGDPACDLMVAWNLLPAEARPAFRAAAGADDATWARGRGWALAQALIALPYYLDSNPAMAANARHVIREVLADLITGGRLG, encoded by the coding sequence GTGGGCGGCGACGTGGGCGGCGGCGGCGACGTGGGCGGCGGCGTGGGCGGCGACGCGAGCAAAGGCGTGGGCCGCCTCTCTGGCCGCGGCCCCCGCGGCGGCCTGGTGGACGTCGCCGCCGTGACCGCCGCCTGGGAGGACGCGCTCGCCGCGCCCCCCTGGCCGGGCCCGCCCGTGTGGGTGCACTCCGACCTCATGCCCGGCAACCTGCTCGTCTCCGCCGGCCGCCTCACCGGCGTCATCGACTTCGCCACCGCCGGGGTGGGCGACCCGGCCTGCGACCTCATGGTCGCCTGGAACCTGCTGCCCGCCGAGGCCAGGCCGGCCTTCCGCGCCGCGGCGGGGGCCGACGACGCCACCTGGGCGCGGGGCCGCGGCTGGGCCCTGGCGCAGGCGCTCATCGCGCTCCCCTACTACCTGGACAGCAACCCGGCGATGGCCGCCAACGCGCGCCACGTGATCCGCGAGGTGCTGGCCGACCTGATCACGGGCGGCCGGCTCGGGTAA